Proteins encoded within one genomic window of Heptranchias perlo isolate sHepPer1 chromosome 35, sHepPer1.hap1, whole genome shotgun sequence:
- the LOC137302370 gene encoding zona pellucida sperm-binding protein 3-like, with product MTNHMPLKLYIDSCAAALSPDKDSTPRYNIIDYHGCLLDSKAEDSFSTFVLPRGERELDKLQFDLDAFRFFGDDRSLIFITCHLKVAAVDRRDSMNKACTFQNIWTPLEESTNDVCACCHLGKCSATREFLVDSRGRRDLVFGPGSDAELKWEGEASLGPLVILDPDVTDLATEPLNEVEQRMQERSPGGVASEVVLILALTVTAVSLISASLIALFLHRKHKQTQFN from the exons atgaccaaccacatgcccttgaagctctacattgacagctgtgcagctgcattgagcccagacaaggattccaccccaagatacaacatcattgactaccatgg ttgcctcctggacagcaaagctgaggactccttttcgacctttgtgttgccaagaggtgaacgtgagctggacaaactccagtttgacctggatgcgttccgcttctttggagatgaccgttccttg attttcatcacctgtcacctgaaagttgctgcagtggatcggagagattccatgaacaaagcttgtactttccagaatat ctggaccccattggaagaatcGACCAATGACGTTTGTGCCTGTTGTCATCTTGGCAAGTGCAGTGCCACGAGGGAATTCCTCgttgattccagaggaaggagggatcttgtatttggacctg ggagtgatgctgaattgaagtgggagggtgaggcctcacttggacccctggtcattctggatcctgatgtgacagacctggcaactgagccccttaatgaggttgagcaaaggatgcaggagaggtctccgggtg gtgtggcgtctgaggtggtcctgatTTTGGCCCTGACAGTGAccgctgtctctctgatctctgcttctttgaTTGCCTTGTTCCTGCacaggaaacacaagcaaacccagttcaactag
- the LOC137302135 gene encoding zona pellucida sperm-binding protein 3-like → MNKACTFQNIWTPLEESTNDVCACCHLGSCSATREFRLQSRGRRDLASGPESDAELKWEGEASLGPLVILDPDVTELATESLNEVEQRMQERSPGGVESEVVLILALTVTAVSLIAASLIALFLYRKHKQTQFN, encoded by the exons atgaacaaagcttgtactttccagaatat CTGGACCCCATTAGAAGAATCTACCAATGATGTGtgtgcctgttgtcatctgggCAGCTGTAGTGCCACGAGGGAATTCCGACTTCAatccagaggaaggagggatcttgcatctggacctg agagtgatgctgaattgaagtgggagggtgaggcctcacttggacccctggtcattctggatcctgaTGTGACAGAGCTGGCAACTGAGTCCCTTAATGaggttgagcaaaggatgcaggagaggtctccGGGTG gtgtggagtctgaggtggtcctgatcctggccctgactgtcaccgctgtctctctgatcgctgcttctttgatcgccttgttcctgtacaggaaacacaagcaaacccagttcaactag